The Acetobacter sp. DNA window AAGGTTTTGTCGAAGCTACGGGTGGCTCGATCACGGCGGGAAACCGTCTCGACCGCACAGGAGCTGTATTTACCTTAAGTTTTCCGATTGTAGCGGAGGTAGCAGGATGAGCGCGCCACGTGTCCTCGTTGTCGATGATGAACCTGCTATCCGGCGGCTTCTGCGCACCAGCCTTGCGACCCAGGACTGGCGTGTGATCGAGGCTGGAAACGGCATGAACGCGTTGGCGGCGGTGAAAGCTGAAGAGATCGACGTCGTGTTGCTTGATCTGGGACTGCCAGACATGGACGGCATCGAAGTTATTCGCCAGATGCGCCTGGCGTTGCCCACCTTGCCGATTGTCGTACTTTCGGTGCGCGATGACGAACGGGGCAAGGTCGCCGCCCTGGACCTCGGAGCGGATGATTATGTCACCAAACCTTTCGGCATGGCCGAGCTGGTTGCCCGGCTGCGCGCCGCGCTCAGACATGCTCTTCAGAAAGAGGGAACGATCCCGCTGTATGTCTCGGGTGATCTCAGCGTGGATCTCGTGCGCCGTATCGTGACCCGGAGCGGTAAGGAAGTTCATCTCTCGCCGCGAGAATGGGATATTCTACGCCTTCTTATCCGCCATGCAGGACGTGTCCTGACCCATAAGCATATATTGGGCCAGCTTTGGGGAGCGAACGGGGACGTCCAGCAACTTCGAGTGTATATCCGCCAAATCCGTCAGAAACTAGAAGAAAATCCGGAGCGGCCAACATACATCATCACAGAGACAGGAATCGGATATCGCTTGATAGACCCTATGAATCTCTAAATGAGAGAAATATAAATTGTTAGAATTTTCCAGATAGTATGAAAGAAAACTCGAAGAATTATCCTGTTTTACCCTGATTAAGGTTAACAGGAATCTAAAATGCTGGGGTTGATTCTGCGACGCGCAACGGGCCTTAGAGTTAAGTGGCAGACGACATCATGGATATGTCTCTATGGAAAGCATCCGGTCACTACGACGTGTCGTCAGTTAAGGCCTGCAATTGTGGCATCAGAGTTGTACTCTCTGGTTCCCTGTGATGATTGCTCTCCCCGGTTTCAGGGGGAGAAACAGATGCGGCGGAATGGCTTACGCGATGATCAGTCGGAACGGATACGGTGCTTTTCCAGCGTAGGGAAGTTTTGTTGCGCAAATCCGTGAGTGAGATTCACTCCATGAATCCAGTCTGGTATGCATCGCACCCGATTATGGAGATCGAGAGAGGTTGAACGGCGATATCGGTCGCTGTTCAGATCAGGTCTTGTAACTGCTTCAGGAACGCCGCGATGTTCGCCTCATCACGCCTGTAATAGGTCCAGGGGCCTATGCGTTGCGAGGTAACGAGTCTGGCACGTTGCAGCGTCGCCAGATACAGTGAAATGGTCGACTGGGAGAGACCTGCGTGCTCCTGGATGATGCTCACACACACACCCACCTGCTCTGGATCTACTTCCTGTTCAGGATAATTCTTACGTGGATCCTTGAGCTTTGCCAGGATCGCCAGCCGGGCGGGATTGTCCAGAGCTTTCAGGGCTTCATTGAAATCGACGCTCATGCTCCCTTATCTAGCGATGTTTTGCGATATTGCAATATATCGCTGCATTGGGAGCCGCGTCCAGATATGTCTGACGCGACTCATAAGCTTAGGGCTGGCAGGTAGGATAATCGGTGTACCCCTTGTCGGTGCCCCCATACATTGCCGTCGAATCCACCGGATTGAGCGGCCAGTCATGAGCGATGCGCTCCGGCAGATCAGGATTCGCGATAAAGGGACGGCCGAAGGCGATCAGGTCGCCCCAGCCCGCCTCGACCACGCGCACGCCGCGTGCGGGCGTGTACTTGCCAGCATAGATTACCTTGCCGGTGAAATTCTTCCGCACGTCCGCCCGGAAAGCCTCAGGCAGTTCAGGCGCGTTATCCCAGTCGGCCTCGGCAAGCGAAAGGTAGGCGACCCCGATTTCTTCGAGAACCTTCACGGCCTCGATA harbors:
- a CDS encoding response regulator translates to MSAPRVLVVDDEPAIRRLLRTSLATQDWRVIEAGNGMNALAAVKAEEIDVVLLDLGLPDMDGIEVIRQMRLALPTLPIVVLSVRDDERGKVAALDLGADDYVTKPFGMAELVARLRAALRHALQKEGTIPLYVSGDLSVDLVRRIVTRSGKEVHLSPREWDILRLLIRHAGRVLTHKHILGQLWGANGDVQQLRVYIRQIRQKLEENPERPTYIITETGIGYRLIDPMNL
- a CDS encoding ArsR/SmtB family transcription factor; its protein translation is MSVDFNEALKALDNPARLAILAKLKDPRKNYPEQEVDPEQVGVCVSIIQEHAGLSQSTISLYLATLQRARLVTSQRIGPWTYYRRDEANIAAFLKQLQDLI